The following are encoded in a window of Arthrobacter sp. OAP107 genomic DNA:
- a CDS encoding helix-turn-helix transcriptional regulator — translation MNALPGDLFARRLRQERERLGISQAELARRIAEILGTNVDPSAVTRIEQQIRAVRLDEAVAASKALDVPLAILVAEDPEAESEAQLQQYLADLAAAQREWEKNRLEVLRLSKAIQVLGGGAQLKGVVDFRLMESIDARVPVEEDDQHGHRVAPGIEGSTTPDA, via the coding sequence ATGAACGCCTTGCCCGGAGACCTCTTCGCCCGCCGACTGCGACAGGAGAGGGAACGCCTGGGCATCAGCCAGGCTGAGCTGGCCCGCAGGATTGCCGAGATCCTTGGAACGAACGTCGACCCTTCGGCGGTGACCCGGATAGAGCAGCAAATCCGCGCCGTCCGCCTGGACGAGGCGGTCGCCGCCTCCAAGGCCCTGGACGTCCCCCTGGCGATCCTGGTCGCCGAGGATCCGGAGGCAGAGAGCGAGGCCCAGCTGCAGCAGTACCTCGCCGACCTGGCAGCGGCCCAGCGCGAGTGGGAGAAGAACAGGCTGGAGGTGCTGCGGCTCTCCAAGGCCATTCAAGTGCTCGGCGGCGGCGCTCAACTCAAAGGTGTCGTCGACTTCCGCCTCATGGAAAGCATCGACGCCCGCGTCCCGGTCGAGGAGGACGACCAGCACGGGCACCGGGTTGCCCCCGGCATCGAGGGGTCTACAACCCCAGACGCATGA
- the tcmP gene encoding three-Cys-motif partner protein TcmP, whose amino-acid sequence MSKLDVAKEDRSWGMATGTEAGLLESPKPQSVYKHGILEQYVIRFATMTASKLTPKRAVLFDGFAGRGRFDTGEAGSAERMMLAAQKAKNSTRIDLFLVERNREDFVSLDKVADEYRNRGIHVDSRNGDCGQHLDEVRQLAVGASLFVFLDPCGAGLPMDSIRNVLLKRGSWPRTEVLLNFNADLIRRAGGQLKKGQLDLGGVAKADSVCGGEWWRDVALQAHEASGGTSWEAAADAVAHEYARRLAAGTKYGSVVAPVRRQIRHQPVYYLIFLTQAPHGFWVFGAAAAKAREEWIDCLGPDPDEREGMLWDTVADQFEREHDSAIRHITDNLRSLVSDGQPKAVVEHVQEVYGDLYGEAKETAFSAALRALVKSGEIEFATKGAKPHQHVIRKATG is encoded by the coding sequence GTGTCAAAGCTCGACGTTGCTAAGGAAGATCGGAGTTGGGGGATGGCCACTGGAACCGAGGCTGGACTGCTGGAGAGTCCGAAGCCGCAGTCGGTCTACAAGCACGGGATTCTTGAGCAGTACGTCATTAGGTTCGCAACGATGACGGCCAGCAAGCTGACGCCGAAGAGGGCGGTGCTGTTCGACGGCTTTGCTGGCAGGGGACGCTTTGACACCGGCGAGGCAGGATCCGCCGAGCGAATGATGCTCGCAGCGCAGAAGGCTAAGAACTCCACAAGGATCGACCTCTTCCTGGTCGAGAGGAACCGCGAGGACTTTGTGTCTCTCGACAAGGTGGCCGATGAGTACCGTAACCGTGGCATCCATGTTGACAGCCGGAACGGGGATTGCGGGCAGCACCTCGACGAGGTCAGGCAGCTCGCCGTAGGCGCGAGCCTGTTCGTTTTCCTTGACCCCTGCGGCGCGGGGCTGCCCATGGATTCGATCAGGAACGTCCTCCTCAAACGAGGTTCATGGCCTCGGACGGAAGTTCTGCTGAACTTCAACGCTGACCTCATTCGCCGTGCTGGCGGACAGCTGAAGAAGGGGCAACTCGACCTTGGAGGCGTCGCCAAAGCGGACTCAGTGTGCGGGGGCGAGTGGTGGCGTGACGTGGCATTGCAAGCACACGAGGCTTCTGGCGGAACCTCCTGGGAGGCGGCCGCGGACGCCGTCGCACACGAGTACGCCCGACGACTTGCGGCGGGCACGAAATATGGCAGCGTCGTCGCGCCGGTGCGACGGCAGATTCGCCACCAGCCCGTGTACTACTTGATTTTCCTCACCCAGGCTCCGCACGGCTTCTGGGTGTTCGGGGCTGCCGCGGCAAAGGCACGGGAAGAATGGATCGACTGCCTCGGACCGGACCCTGACGAACGTGAGGGCATGCTCTGGGACACTGTCGCAGATCAGTTCGAACGTGAACACGACTCGGCGATCAGACACATCACTGACAACCTGCGTTCATTGGTGTCGGACGGCCAGCCGAAGGCTGTAGTCGAACACGTCCAGGAGGTCTATGGCGATCTTTACGGCGAGGCCAAGGAGACGGCCTTCTCGGCCGCACTTCGCGCGCTCGTGAAGTCAGGCGAGATTGAGTTCGCCACCAAAGGAGCCAAGCCCCACCAACACGTCATTCGCAAGGCCACCGGCTAG
- a CDS encoding phage Gp37/Gp68 family protein: MERIASRSGYEKGETVSTNSGIEWTEVTWNPVTGCDRVAAGCDNCYALALAKRLKAMGAEKYQTDGDPRTSGPGFGVTTHPAALKQPLSWRKPKIVFVNSMSDLFHAKVPLDFIRDIFDVMRQTPQHTYQVLTKRAHRMARVADKLDWPDNLWMGVSVESFDVVDRIDYLRAVPAATRFLSCEPLITALPTLNLESIDWVIVGGESGPRARPMDPTWAEDIRDQCLEADVAFFFKQWGGRSPKANGRELGGRTWDDMPQLAAASA, translated from the coding sequence ATGGAACGCATTGCTAGTCGCAGTGGTTATGAGAAGGGTGAGACTGTGTCGACGAACAGTGGGATTGAGTGGACTGAGGTGACATGGAACCCTGTCACAGGTTGCGATCGGGTCGCTGCAGGGTGCGACAACTGTTACGCTCTGGCGCTCGCGAAGCGTCTGAAGGCCATGGGTGCGGAGAAGTACCAGACCGACGGTGACCCCCGGACCTCCGGTCCTGGATTCGGGGTCACGACGCACCCGGCAGCATTGAAGCAGCCCCTTAGCTGGCGTAAACCCAAAATTGTCTTCGTGAATTCGATGAGCGACCTGTTCCATGCCAAGGTTCCGCTCGACTTCATTCGCGACATCTTTGACGTCATGCGCCAGACACCACAGCACACCTACCAGGTGTTGACCAAGCGGGCTCATCGGATGGCGAGGGTGGCAGACAAGCTTGATTGGCCAGACAACCTGTGGATGGGAGTCTCGGTGGAGTCGTTTGATGTCGTCGATCGCATTGACTACCTTCGAGCTGTACCAGCCGCAACACGATTCCTGTCCTGCGAACCGCTCATCACAGCATTGCCGACATTGAACCTTGAAAGCATCGACTGGGTGATCGTCGGTGGCGAGTCCGGTCCGCGCGCACGGCCCATGGATCCGACCTGGGCCGAAGACATCCGTGACCAGTGCCTTGAAGCCGATGTGGCGTTCTTCTTCAAGCAGTGGGGCGGACGGAGTCCGAAGGCGAATGGGCGCGAACTCGGAGGACGCACTTGGGATGACATGCCGCAACTCGCTGCAGCGTCAGCCTAG
- a CDS encoding helix-turn-helix domain-containing protein, with translation MAEPWLSADGIAAHLGITKDTVYTWISDKRMPAHKVGRLWKFQASEVDEWVRSGGSAASSDDETPS, from the coding sequence GTGGCCGAACCATGGCTGTCCGCCGATGGCATTGCCGCGCACCTGGGGATCACGAAGGACACGGTCTACACGTGGATCAGCGACAAACGCATGCCGGCCCACAAGGTAGGCAGGCTCTGGAAGTTCCAGGCAAGCGAGGTAGACGAGTGGGTCCGCAGCGGAGGCTCTGCAGCATCGAGCGACGACGAGACGCCGAGCTGA